In Fortiea contorta PCC 7126, one genomic interval encodes:
- a CDS encoding DUF3611 family protein: protein MLKKLESFSQPPTKQEFAAIFRLASRVSFWVQLLLGGISGIVLLFASFSRNLTAQTNNPGIGFGIFLAIVAILLLCFRVYWAFRYRLLARRLQAPSPENHPRKEDVIRVLQIGLIVSLIGLLISFVGSEMTVAVVLAKSLAQPQGLAVYNPENIIRSLDIVVILANVNMIGAHFFGGVTSLGLLEWLEQ from the coding sequence ATGTTGAAGAAATTAGAATCTTTCTCACAACCACCGACCAAACAAGAATTTGCGGCTATTTTTCGCCTAGCAAGTCGGGTAAGCTTTTGGGTACAGTTACTACTAGGTGGTATTTCTGGCATCGTTTTGTTATTTGCGTCCTTTAGCCGTAACCTTACTGCTCAAACGAATAATCCAGGCATTGGTTTCGGCATATTTTTAGCTATTGTTGCCATATTATTGCTGTGCTTCCGGGTATATTGGGCTTTCCGTTACAGGCTTCTAGCTAGACGTTTGCAAGCACCAAGTCCAGAAAACCATCCCAGGAAGGAGGACGTAATTCGAGTTTTACAGATTGGATTAATAGTTAGTTTGATAGGGTTATTAATTTCTTTTGTTGGCTCTGAAATGACAGTTGCAGTAGTGCTGGCGAAATCTCTAGCCCAACCCCAAGGATTAGCAGTTTACAACCCGGAAAACATCATTCGTTCGTTAGATATTGTTGTAATACTCGCAAACGTTAATATGATTGGTGCTCACTTTTTTGGTGGAGTTACTTCTCTGGGGTTGTTGGAGTGGTTAGAACAGTAA
- a CDS encoding acetoacetate decarboxylase family protein, translating to MPYPKTPWTLIGLAIQTLHLIDIDRVRHLIPAELNIIALWPGKTLASVYLSNYQSGSVLEYSELIVAPAVVSYQGKIGGWISHIYVDNPDSVAGGREIWGLPKELADFAWENGKHVTVRQQNRLLCSLSYGQQSWAWKLRLGASVFSTMGADLLMFPTEFASCLSLVGSHLEVPPESPFADIGLGKAFLTVRCEQLNLRVDAPTVVGQRKVEVSWR from the coding sequence ATGCCGTATCCAAAAACACCTTGGACATTGATAGGCTTGGCTATTCAAACTCTGCATTTGATCGATATTGACCGAGTTCGTCACTTGATACCTGCAGAGTTAAACATTATTGCTCTATGGCCTGGCAAAACTCTTGCTAGTGTATATTTATCTAATTATCAATCAGGCTCAGTCTTAGAATATAGTGAGTTAATTGTTGCTCCGGCTGTAGTCAGTTATCAAGGAAAAATTGGCGGTTGGATTTCTCATATTTATGTTGATAATCCTGACTCTGTGGCTGGTGGTAGGGAAATTTGGGGACTACCAAAAGAGTTAGCTGATTTTGCTTGGGAAAATGGGAAGCATGTTACTGTCCGTCAGCAAAATCGGCTGTTGTGCAGTCTTAGTTATGGTCAACAAAGCTGGGCGTGGAAATTGCGTTTGGGTGCATCTGTTTTCAGTACAATGGGCGCTGATTTGTTGATGTTTCCTACAGAGTTTGCATCTTGTTTGAGTTTGGTTGGTTCTCATTTGGAAGTTCCCCCGGAAAGTCCCTTTGCTGATATCGGTTTAGGTAAAGCGTTTTTAACTGTGCGTTGTGAGCAGTTAAATTTACGGGTTGATGCGCCAACAGTTGTAGGACAAAGAAAAGTTGAAGTTAGTTGGCGTTGA